The Parolsenella catena region ATCACAAGAGCGGCGAGCCCGAGCGTCGCGGATTCGTCCGCGGCAATGACGATCCACGTGACGCCGCCCTCGCCGAGCGCCCGCTCACCGAGGAGACGGCCTGGACGGGCAGGATCTTCTCGGTGAGTCGCCTGCACGTGCAGATGCCGGACGGCCGCGAGGCCGTGCGCGATGTCGTGCGCCACCCCGGTGCCGTTGCGATCGTTGCCCTCACGGACGACGGCCACATCTGCCTCGTGCGCCAGTACCGTACGGCGCTCGATCGCGTGACGGTGGAGATTCCGGCCGGCAAGCTCGAGCCGGGGGAGGACCCGCTGGCCGCCGCACATCGCGAGCTCGAGGAAGAGACGGGCTTCACGGCCGACAAGATGGCCTACCTTACGTCCATTGCGAGCTCGGACGGCTTCACGGACGAGGTCATCCACCTCTACATGGCCACGGGGCTCACGTTCACGAGCTCGAACCCCGATGACGACGAGTTCATCAACGTCGACCTTGTCGAGCTCACCGAACTCGTCGATGCGGTCCTCGATGGCCGCGTCGAGGATGCCAAGACCGTCGTGGGCGCCCTTGCCTGCGATGCCGTGGCCCGCCGCCTTGCTCCGGACGTATCAACCGAGGACTAGCCCTATGTCAGATACCAGTACCAACAGCCGTCCCCGTGGCGGGTCGGCCCCGCATGCTGCGGGCGCGCTGTACCGCAAGTTCATCTCCTACTACCGCTCGCAGTGGCACCTGTTTGCCATCGACACCATTGCCGCTGTTGTCATGACGGCGGTTGACCTGGCGTTTCCCATCGTCCTGCGCAACCTGACCGGTGGCCTGTTCACCGAGGGGACTGGCGCCATCATGGGCGCGCTGGGCACCCTCGCGCTTGGTCTTGTCGTCATGTATGCCGTTCGCTATGTCTGCCGCTACTTCGTGGGCTACTGGGGCCACGTCATGGGCGCGCGCATGGAGAGCCACATGCGTCAGGACCTGTTTGACCAGTACGAGCGCTTCAGCTTCTCCTACTTTGACCGGCACAACACCGGCGACCTCATGAGCCGCGTGGTCTCCGACCTCTTTGACATCTGCGAGGCGGCCCACCACGGCCCTGAGTACGCCATCATCTGCGGCATCAAGATAGTGGGCTCGTTTGCGATTCTCGCAACCATCAACTGGAAGCTCTCCGCCGTCCTTGCCGTCATCACAGCGGTCCTGTGGGCGTACAACTCGCGTGCCAACAAGCGCATGCGCGCCGTGTTCATGGAGAACCGCAAGCGCATCTCGGGCATAAACTCGCAGCTCGAGGACTCGCTTGGCGGCATGCGCATCGTGAAGGGCTTTGCGGCCGAGGACGTGGAGCGCGAGAAGTTCGCTCGCTCGAACGAGGCCTACCTCGAGAGCAAGCAGCGCATGTACCACGTCATGGGTGGTTACCAGGCCATGATCGCGGCGCTCATGGGCGCGCTGTTCACCGTCGTCATCGTCTATGGCGGCTACCTCATCGCGATGGGCGAGATGGCGCCGGTGGACCTCTCCACCTACGCGCTCTACATCACCACGTTCACCGCCGCCATCGAGCAGCTGCTCAACTTCACCGAGACGTTCCAGAAGGCCGAGGCCGGGTTCAGGCGCTTTGACGAGATCCTCGCCACGAAGCCCGACATCCTCGACGCCCCCGGCGCGCCCGACATCGATATCACCGAGGGCCATGTGGTCTACTCGGGCGTCCGATTCTCCTATGACGGCGAGACGGACGTCGTGCGCGGGCTGGATTTGGACATCAAGCCGGGGGAGACGATTGCGCTCGTTGGTCCCTCCGGAGGTGGCAAGTCCACCACGTGCAGCCTGCTGCCGCGCTTCTATGACGTGCGCGAGGGCTCTATCACCATCGACGGCCAGGACGTGCGCGGCGTCACGCAGAAGAGCCTGCGCGAGGCGATTGGCCTCGTTCAGCAGGACGTCTACCTGTTCGACGGCACGATAGGCGAGAACATCGCATATGGCCGCCCGTCCGCGACGCTCGAGGAGATCCGAGCGGCGGCTCGGGCCGCCAACATCGACGCATTCATCGACGGCCTGCCCGAGGGTTACGAGACGCAGGTGGGCGAGCGCGGGGCCAGGCTCTCCGGTGGCCAGAAGCAGCGCATCGCAATCGCACGCGTGTTCCTCAAGAACCCGAAGATCCTCGTGCTCGACGAGGCCACGAGCGCACTCGACAACGAGAGCGAGGCTGCCGTCCAGGAGTCGCTCTCTCGCCTGGCGGCCGGCCGCACGACGCTTGTGATCGCCCACCGTCTCTCGACCATCCGCGACGCGGACGAGATCGTGACCGTGGACGGCGGTCGCGTGGTGGAGCGTGGCACGCACGACGAGCTCATGGCGCTTGGCGGCACCTATGCCACCTACTACCGCATGCAGTTTGGCCATCACGCCTAGGTGTGGCGGGGCATCCCCGCGCCATCCTCGCGTGTGTAGCTTGGGCGGAATGCCAGCCGACCTTAAGGAAAGCCCAAGCTGCCTGCCTATACTGAATCCCGACTGTTTTGACCCACGAGCGGCCACATGGCTGCGAATGACACTATGAGGAAGAGCATGGCCAAGAAGGACAAGAGCGCAAAGGCCCCCACGCCCGACGAGGTGGAGGCCATTTTCTCCGATGTGGATGAGACGGGACACACGAACGCCTCCAAGGCCCGCAAGGAGCGCACGCGTCGTCGCGCCCGCAAGGCGGCCGTCGAGGTTGACCCGCTGTCCGGCGACGACCCTTCCGGCTCAAACGTTGGCAAGACGATGACGCGCGCGGCGGTCGTCGTGCTCATCGTGCTGCTCGTGGCCGTTGTCGTGTCGCAGGTTGCCTGCGGTCTCGTGCGCAGGGCGGGCACGGCCCAGCTCGCCGAGCACGTCGATGCGGCCAGCGTCAACACCGCGCTGCGCAACGGCGTCGAGTGGGGCGATGGCTTCACGCAGTTCCCCGAGGACTACACGGTCCTCGAGGCCAACGAAAAGTCCGGCACCATCGAGGTCAGCGTTGTGGACACCTCCTCCAAAAACGAGCTCGAGTGCTTGGCGGGATCTCAGATCCAGGCTGCGGCCCTCTCGGTCAACGCCCTGCTCAACCCCAACATCAACCAGGTCATCTACCACGTTGACGTCCACGTTGACGACAACGGCGACATCCAGCAGTCCTCGCTGTTTGGCTTCCTCAAGCCCACGGGCACGATGAAGCGCTTTGCCACGTTTGTCTGGACGAAGAGCACCGGCGTGAACGGCGGCTTCAACTTCAACTGCATGATCACCGACCTCGATGCCACGGCGTCCGAGAACCTGCGCGAGAAGGTGACGCTGCCAACCAACATCCTCGATGCCGTCATTGGCGACTCCGCGGCCACGACTGAGGCCGCGAGCACGGCTGACGCGGTCACGGCTGAGGCTGCGACCGAGGCGGCAGCGGAGTAGGAAACGCACGTCCGGGCGGCCCACCCACGAGGAGGGCCGCCCTTTTCTGTTTAGAGGAGCATCCATGCCCGTGGCAAGCGACCTGTACCTGTACCAACGCGAGGGCAGCTACCTGCCGCGGGTTGCGGCCGTGCACGACCTGTGCGGCTACGGCAACTGCTCGCTCGGCGTTGCCATCCCGGTGCTGAGCTGCGCGGGCATAGACGTGTGCTCGGTCCCCACCTCGCTGTTCTCGGCCCACACGAAGTTCCCCGGCTTCTACATGCTCGACACCACTCCCATGCTGGGCGCCTACCTTGATGCCTGGCGCCAGCACGGCGTGGACCTGGACGGCGTCTACTCGGGATTCCTGGGGTCGGCGGAGCAAGTGGCTGCGATCCGGCGCCTGTATGACGAGTACCCCCATGCCCTGCGCATCGTGGACCCCGTCATGGGGGACAACGGCAGTCGCTATCCCACCTACACCGACGAGATGTGCGAGGCCACCCGCGGTCTCGTCGAGGGGGCGGACGTTCTCACCCCCAACCTCACGGAGGCATCCATCCTCACGGGAATTCCCTACGAGGGCGCAGACGTCGACGAGGCCTACGTCCGGCGCATGGCTGATGCGCTTCTCGCCATGGGAGCGAAGTCGGTGGTGCTCAAGGGCATCGTGCGCGCGGACGAGGGGGTCATCCGCAACTACGCAGCCACGGCAGGCGGGCTCGAGTCCACGAGCGACGAGCTTCTGCCCTACATGCTCCATGGCACGGGAGACCTGTTTGCCAGCGGCCTCACCGCGGCCATCTACTGCGGCAGGTCACTTCTCGACGCCGTCTCGTTTGCGGGCACGCTCGTGAGCGATGCCATGGCGGTCTCATGCGACCAGCCGGGCTATGAGCTGCGCGGCGTCAGCTTCCAGTCTGTTCTCGGAGACGTAACGGCGCTCCTCGCCTAAGCCGGCTCGCGCGGCGTATACTGAGAGCTTGCGCGAAAGCCGCGCAGCACAGACGCACAGGCACAAACCTGAGGAGCGAACATGGCAGATCAGCCGCTCGTTGGCATCATCATGGGTTCCAAGTCTGACATGCCCACCATGGAGGCATGCATGAGTCAGCTCGACGAGCTTGGGGTTCCCTACGAGCTCGTCATCGCGAGCGCCCACCGCACGCCGGACAAGGTCCACGAGTGGGCCGCCACCGCCGCGGACCGTGGCCTCAAGGTCATCATCGCGGCTGCTGGCAAGGCCGCGCACCTCGGCGGTGTCGTTGCCGCCTACACGCCGCTTCCCATCATTGGCGTGCCGATGAAGACGAGCGACCTCGGTGGCATGGACTCGCTGCTCTCCATGGTTCAGATGCCCAGTGGCGTGCCCGTGGCCTGCGTCGCCATCAACGGCGCCAAGAACGCCGCCATCTACGCCACGCAGATCCTGGGAGCAACGCTTCCCGAGTATCGCGAGAAGATCGTCGAGTTCAAGCGCTCCATGGCGCAGGGCTAGGTCGGGCGAATGGCTCAGAAGTCGAACGGCAAGCACTTCAAGCAGGACGGCGCGCCGTCTCCGCGCCCCGCGACGACCGGCTACGTTCCGGCCTCTGCCGGCGCCTACTCGCGCACGGACCGCAAGGGTGCGGCAGCGCCCTCCTCTCGTTCCGCGCGCCGCCATCCGGCACGCGAGGGCAAGCGCAGGCGCCGTCGCAACGTCCTGTCCACGCTGCTCATGGTCGTGGGCGTGGCGCTTCTGCTCGTTGCCGGCGGCATGTGGGGGTACGCCCAGTACCAGTACCACGTCCAGGACGAGAACAACGCAAAGCTCGCCGCCTACGCCACGGTCTCCGATGACGCCGCCCAGCCCCCCACCATCGACTGGGCGGGCCTCAAGGCCGTGAACGCGGACGTCGTGGGATGGATCTACATCCCCGGCACGCACGTGGACTTCCCCGTCTACCAGGGAGACTCCAACGACGAGTACCTGCGCACGAGCGCGGAGGGCGAGTACTCCGTGGGCGGCCAGATCTTCATGGACTACGAGAACTCCCGCCCTGGCCTCGTCGATCGCCAGACGCTCGTCTATGGCCACCACCTCAACAACGGGGCCATGTTCACCGACGTGGACGAGTTCGCCAGCCAGGATTACTTCAACGGCATCGACACCGTTTGGTACCTCACGGAGGACGCCAGCTACGAGCTCGAGCCGCTGTTCTTCTACAAGTCTGCCGCCACGAACGGCGCCGCCCGCCAGATCGTGTTCTCGGATGACAACGACTTCCACAACTACCTTGCGAACGCGCTCTCCCAGGCCACGGCCAAGAGCTCGTCCGCAGATGGTGCCGTGTCGAGCGTCTCTCGTGTGCTGACGCTTTGCACCTGCGACTATGAGAACGACTTTGGAAAGGGCAATGGCCGAGGCCTGCTCGTGTGCGCGCTCAAGAGCGAGGTCTCCGGCAACGACGCAAACGTATCAGCCAGCTAGCGGAGGGGAACCGCATGTCTGACCGTCCTGTGAACGAGAATGCCGCCAACGACTCGGACTCGCTTCATGACGAGTGCGGAGTGTTCGGAATCTGGGCCCCGGAGCGAGACGTCGCGCGCATGACGTACTTCGCCCTCCATGCGCTGCAGCACCGCGGCCAGGAGAGCGCGGGCATCGCCGTGGGAGATGGTGCCACCGTCATGGCCACGAAGGACCTTGGCCTCGTGACCCAGGCCTTCACTGACTCTGACCTCTCGGCCCTTCCCGGCAAGGTCGCCATCGGCCACGTGCGCTATGGCACGGCCGGGTCCAAGGGCTGGGAGAGCGCCCAGCCGCACCTCTCGGCCATCAACGACGTGCTCATCGCCCTTGCCCACAACGGCACGCTCGTGAACTTCGACCAGCTGCGCGTGGAGCTCATCAACAACGGCGTGCCGTTCCGCACACACACGGACTCCGAGGTGGCAGCCCGCCTCATCGGCTTCTTCACCGAGAAGAAGCACCAACTGCGCGCAGGCATCGCCCACGCGATGGCCATGATGGAGGGTGGCTACGCTATGGCCCTCATCCGCGAGAACGCGCTCTACGCCTTCCGCGACCCCCATGGCATCCGCCCGCTGTGCCTGGGCAAGCTCGCGGACGACCAGGGATGGGTCGTTGCCAGCGAGACGTGCGCCCTCGACATCGTGGGCGCCGAGTACGTGCGAGACGTGCGCCCCGGCGAGATCATTCGCGTCTCGGACGACGGCATCTCCTCCACCCAGGCGCTCGACCCCGAGGCCCGCGCCGAGTGCATCTTCGAGCACGTCTACTTCGCCCGTCCGGACTCCCGTTTCCATGGCAAGAGCGTCTACTCGATGCGCTACGCCATGGGCCAGCGCCTGGCGCAGGAGGCCCCGGCCGACGTCGACCTCGTCATCGGCGTGCCAGACTCCGGCATGCCGCCCGCCGAGGGCTTTGCCCACGAGCTGGGGCTGCCGTTTGGCGAGGGTCTCATCAAGAACCGCTACGTGGCCCGCACGTTCATCCAGCCCACGCAGGAGCTGCGCGAGATGGGCGTTCGCCTCAAGCTCAACGCTCTCATCGACAACGTGGCCGGCAAGCGTCTCGTGGTCGTCGACGACTCCATCGTGCGTGGCACCACCTCCAAGCAGATCGTGCGCATGCTCAAGGACGCCGGTGCCACCGAGGTCCACATGCGCATCAACTCCCCCGAGGTCACGTGGCCGTGCTTCTATGGCATCGACACGGACACGCAGGACCAGCTCATCTCAGCGAGCAAGACCGTGGAGGAGATCTGCGAGTACATCGGGGCAGACTCGCTCGCCTTCCTCTCTCCCGAGGGGCTTCGTGCCTGCGTCCCCAACCTCTCCCACTGCGACGACTGCCCGTCTGGCCGCAGCGGCTACTGCGAGGCGTGCTTCACGGGCGAGTATCCGGTGGAGATCCCGCCGAGCTTCTCGGCCGGCAAGTTCCTTGACGGCTACAAGCCCCGCAACCTTGCCCGTGCCAGCGCCGCGTCCCACATGAGCGTGGGCGACGTGGCAAACGCCGAGGCATAGATTCGGTTTCACCTGCGAGCGCTGCCATGCCCTCGGTATGTCCGCACTCGCCGCAGCGCCGGAGCGCCCGGCGCAGATCCGCTCGACTGTCCAACCCACGAAAGGACCTCTCATGAGCAACGACAAGCACGTGACCTACGAGGACGCCGGCGTCGATACCGCCGAGGGCGCCCGCGCGGTGGATGCCATCAAGGCCGCCGTGAAGGAGACGAACCGTCCCGAGGTCATCGGTGGCCTCGGCGGCTTTGGCGGGTGCTTCTCGGCCGCAGCGTTCAAGGACATGGAAGACCCCGTGATGGTATCTGGCACCGACGGCGTGGGCACCAAGCTTGCCATCGCCCAGCTGCTGGACCGTCACGACACGGTGGGCGAGGACCTCGTGGCCATGTGCGTGGACGACGTGGTGCCCATCGGCGCCGAGCCCCTGTTCTTCCTTGACTACGTTGCCATCGGCAAGCTGCGCGCCGAGCACGTGGCGCAGATCGTCAAGGGCATCGCCAACGGCTGCAAGAAGAGCGGCTGCGCCCTCGTGGGCGGCGAGATGGCCGAGCACCCCGGCGTCATGAACCCGGACGACTACGACCTCGCCGGCTTCGTGGTGGGCGTCGTCGACCGCCCGAAGATGATCGGTCCCGAGAAGGTCAAGGCCGGCGACGTCATCCTGGGCCTCGCGAGCTCCGGCATCCACTCCAACGGCTACTCGCTCGTGCGCAAGGTTGCCATCGAGGGCAGGAGCGTCGAGGAGCTCGAGGCCTACAACGAGGAGCTTGGCGAGTCCGTGGCCGACGCCGTGATGCGCCCCACCACCATCTACGCCGGCCAGCTCATCCGTGCGCTCCACGCCGGCGCGCCCATCCACGCCATGGCCCACATCACGGGCGGCGGCATCACCGAGAACCTCAACCGCGCCCTGCCCGCAGACGTTGACGCGCTCGTCTATCGCGGCGGCGAGGCCGGTCCCGCGTGGAGCATCCCACCCATCATCACCTACGTGAGCCGCCTGGCGGGCCTCACGCTCACCGAGGCGTACAAGACGTTCAACATGGGCGTGGGCATGAGTATCATCTGCGCGCCCGAGGACGTCGATGCCGTGACGGCCGCCCTCAAGGCCGAGGGTCTCGACCCGTTCCTCATGGGCGAGTGCATCCCGGGCACGGGCTGCGTCCAGTATCGCGACGACGCCGAGTAGGGGGCCAAGATGAGCGAACCCCTCAAGATCGGTGTGCTGCTCTCCGGATCCGGCACGAACCTGCAGGCCATCATCGACCGCATCGCGGACGGCAGCCTCAACGCGAGCATCGAGCTCGTGGTGTCGAGCCGCCCGAGCGCTTACGGCCTCAAGCGCGCCGAGGCTGCGGGCCTGCAGACCCTCACGCTCTCCAAGGAGATGTACGCAGACCCCGAGCAGGCCGACGAGATCATCGCCGCCGAGCTCAAGAGCCATGGGTGCGAATATGTCATCATGGCCGGCTACATGCGCATGGTCCACGCGCCGCTGCTGGCCGCCTATCCCAACCGCGTGGTGAACCTGCACCCGGCGCTGCTGCCGAGCTTCCGCGGCGCCCACGCCATCGCCGACGCCTACGAGCGCGGCGTCAAGGTCACGGGCGTCACGGTTCACTTTGCCAACGAGGAGTATGACAAGGGGCCCATCATCGCCCAGCGCGCGCTCGCGGTGGAGGAGAGCTGGGACGTCGATGAGCTCGAGGCCCACATCCACGAGATCGAGCACGAGCTGTATCCCGAGGTCATCGGCTGGCTTGCGGACGGCCGCGTCCACGTGGGCGATGACCTGCGCGTGACGGTTGACCCGGCGTAGTCAGAAGGCGCCGCGCGAGAATCACGTGAAGCGAGAGTCGCGAGTGTAGCTACTTGGTCACTATCGGCCCGAAAAAGGCCGTCATAGTGTCTCAAAAGCTACGCTCGCGACTTCGTTGTTGCGCCGCGGGCCTAGCGACGGCGCAGAACCAGGACGGTCTCGGCGTGCTTTGTGTGCGGGAACATGTCCACGACCTCGAGACTCTCGATGTCGTAGCCGCCGTCGAGGAACAGCTGAAGGTCGCGGCGCTGCGTGGCGGGGTTGCAGCTCACGTAGACCACGCGTTCCGGGGCAAGGCCCAGCACGCCATTGATGAACGTGGGCGTGGACCCCGCGCGCGGCGGGTCCATGATGACGGCGTCGAAACCCTCGCGCCCGGCTCGGGCAACGTCCCTCATGTAGGACGTCGCATCCGCGCAGACGAACTTGCAGCGATCGGCCAACCCGTTGCGGCGAGCGTTGGCGCGCGCGTTCGCAACGGCGCCCTCGACCTGCTCCACGCCCACGACCGCAAGGCCGTCGACCTGCTTGGCCGCGCACATGCCAATCGTGCCGATGCCGCAGTAGGCGTCGAGCACGCGCATGCCGCGCTCAAGCCTTGCGCCCTCGATGGCGAGCGAGTAGAGCACCTCGGTCTGAGCGGGATTCGTCTGGTAGAACGACGTGGGGCCAATCTCGAACTCGCAGTCAAGGAGCCCGTCCACCATGTGCCCGCCGCCGTACAGAGCACGGGTCTCGTGGCCGAGAATGGCGTTCGTGTGGCGCTGGTTCACGTTCTGGGCGATGGCCGTCACGAATGGGGCGCGGGCGCGGATGCGCTCGACGAACTGTCGCTCGCGCGCAATCTGACCGCCGTTCGTGACCACGGTGAGCAGCGCCTCGTCGGTGGCATACCCCATGCGCACGATGGCGTGGCGCAAAAGGCCACGGCCGTGGTCCTCGTCATAGGCGGGGATGCGGAGCTCCTCGGCGGCGCGGGCAACGGCGAGGAGCGCCTCGCGCGCGTGCGGTGCCTCCACGACGCAGCTCGCGCACGGCACGATCCTGTGCGTTCCCCGCGTATAGAAGCCCGAGCGGATGCTGCCGCGCTTGCCCGGCGCGAACGGCGTGGCCGCCTTGTGGCGGTAGCCGGTGGGCTCCATGCCATCCGTGTCCATGCCGTAGATGGGAACGAGCTCCTCGCGCTGCTGGACTGTGGCGCCGGAGGGCAGCACGTCTGCGAACAGCTGGAGCACGGCATCGCGCTTGCGCTTGAGCTGGATGGGGTAGGGCACTGCCAGCCACTCGCATCCGCCGCAACTCTTGGCGATCGGGCAGGTGTACGTCTTGAACCCCATGCGTCTCCTCATCTTGCAATTCGCCCTGATGGCGAAGTGGTTACATTTTGGCAAAACGGGAGTGTTACCGTAGCTCCCTAACTTGGGCGCAGCCGCGCCCTCTACGAAAGGATACGACATGGCTTACATCCGTAAGGTTGGCGTCCTTGGCCAGGGCCACGTAGGCGCTCACGTTGCGAACTCGCTTCTCGTCCAGGGGCTCGTCGACGAGCTGTACCTGTGCGACATCAACGCCCAGAAGCTCACGAGCGAGACCCAGGACTTCACGGATGCGCTGTCGTTCTACCCGCACAACTGCAAGATCGTGAACTGCGGTGACGAGTACGAGAAGCTCGCCGGCTGCGACGTCATCGTGAACGCTGCCGGCGACGTTGCGAGCGCCGCCAAGGATCGTGACGGCGAGCTGTTCGTGACCTCAGAGATCGCCCGCACCTTCATCGCCCGCGTGACTGACGCCGGCTTCAAGGGCGTTTGGGTCTCCATCTCCAACCCCTGCGACGTCATCTGCACGGAGATCTGGCGCCTCTCCGGCTGCGACCCCAAGCGCATCGTGGGCTCGGGCACCGCGCTTGACTCCGCGCGCCTGCGCAACGCCATCTCCAAGCGCACGGGCCTGGACCAGCACTCCATCAACGCCTACATGCTCGGCGAGCACGGCGCCTCGCAGTTTGCGGCCATGTCCTGCGTGAGCTTTGGCTGCAAGACGCTTGCGGACCTTGTGGCCGAGCAGCCCGAGCGCTTTGGCTTCGACCAACTCGAGTGCGAGGAGGAGGCGCGTCACGGCGGCTACGTGACGTATGCCGGCAAGGGCTGCACCGAGTACGCCGTGGCCCAGGCGGCCGTTCGCCTCGTCCAGGCGATTCTCGGCAACGAGCACTATGTGACCTGCTGTTCCACGCTGCTCACCGGCGAGCACGGCGAGGAGGGCATCTTCTCGTCCATTCCGTGCGTCGTGGGCGCCAACGGTATCGAGGAGACCTTCGAGCTGCCGCTCAACGAGCGCGAGCAGGCCGCGTTCCGTGCCAGCTGCGAACACATTCGCGGCAACATCGCCCAGCTCGGCGAGTGGTGGAACACCGAGAGCCGCGTGAAGTAGGCTCGCGAGTCCACAAGATGCGAAGGTCGGCCCGGCAGGAACTCCCTGCCGGGCTTTTTTATGCTTCGGCGTGCCGGCGCTTGTCTGGCGCTTACTATCCCACCCTAATATGCATATAAGCGATATTTTCGCAGGTAGATAGCTATTTTTTGCAGGATTGAGCATGGAGCTGTCTACATCAGGGCCGCATGGCCCACACAATCGAAGCCCGACGGCTCCGCTAGAGCCACGCACCTGCGTGGGGGAGAGGAGCCATCATGGGGAAGAGGAAATGGGCCGCGAGCGCCTGGTCCAGGCGATTGCTTGGCGTAGCCGCTGCCGCGCTGCTTGCGCTTGGCGTTGCCGTGCCGTCTGTCGCGCTCGCGGACTCGGGGAGCGGCATCGTTGACCGCGTACCCGAGCACCACAAGACCATCAAGGACAACGGGGACGGAACCTACGACCTCACGCTGTCCGTCACCGGCGACACCGAGCAGTCCTCGTCCGCCAAGCCGGTGGACGTCGTGTTCGTCGTCGACGTGTCGTCGAGCATGAACGACAAGGTGGACGGCTGGTTCGGCAAGAGCCGCATGAAGGCCGCGCACGATGCCGCTGCCACCCTTGCGAACAACCTGCTCACCGGCGAGAACGCCAACAAGCAGATTCAGGTCTCCGTCGTGACGTTTGGCACGAACGCCCAGGTTGCCACGGGCTTCACGAGCGATCCGAGCGTCGTCGCCAACGCTGTCCCGACGGCTGCCGAGAGGAACCAGGGCACGAACTGGGAGGGCGGCCTCAAGCTCGCGAACGCCCAGACGAGTGGCCGCGAGGGTGCCGAGAAGCACATCGTGTTCCTCTCCGACGGCAACCCGACGTACCGCGTGAGCGCTATGGGCTATACGTGGTGGGATGAGGGTGGCCTCTTCCATCCACAGGTCGACCACAAGGAAGGCGACAACCTCTACGGTTTTGGTGACAGCGACACCAATGACGGACGCTGCTACGCCGCCGCCAAGGCCGAGGCCAATAACCGCAACGGCGCTAACCTGTTCGTCGTGAGCGTCGCCAAGGACGCCGATAAGATGACCTCCTTCGCGACTGACACTACCGGCACCTTCCTCGACGGCACCACAGCTGACAACCTCGCCTCTGCGTTCTCGCAGATCGGCCAGGTCATCACCAAGACTGCTGGCTAC contains the following coding sequences:
- the rlmD gene encoding 23S rRNA (uracil(1939)-C(5))-methyltransferase RlmD, which produces MGFKTYTCPIAKSCGGCEWLAVPYPIQLKRKRDAVLQLFADVLPSGATVQQREELVPIYGMDTDGMEPTGYRHKAATPFAPGKRGSIRSGFYTRGTHRIVPCASCVVEAPHAREALLAVARAAEELRIPAYDEDHGRGLLRHAIVRMGYATDEALLTVVTNGGQIARERQFVERIRARAPFVTAIAQNVNQRHTNAILGHETRALYGGGHMVDGLLDCEFEIGPTSFYQTNPAQTEVLYSLAIEGARLERGMRVLDAYCGIGTIGMCAAKQVDGLAVVGVEQVEGAVANARANARRNGLADRCKFVCADATSYMRDVARAGREGFDAVIMDPPRAGSTPTFINGVLGLAPERVVYVSCNPATQRRDLQLFLDGGYDIESLEVVDMFPHTKHAETVLVLRRR
- a CDS encoding L-lactate dehydrogenase, which encodes MAYIRKVGVLGQGHVGAHVANSLLVQGLVDELYLCDINAQKLTSETQDFTDALSFYPHNCKIVNCGDEYEKLAGCDVIVNAAGDVASAAKDRDGELFVTSEIARTFIARVTDAGFKGVWVSISNPCDVICTEIWRLSGCDPKRIVGSGTALDSARLRNAISKRTGLDQHSINAYMLGEHGASQFAAMSCVSFGCKTLADLVAEQPERFGFDQLECEEEARHGGYVTYAGKGCTEYAVAQAAVRLVQAILGNEHYVTCCSTLLTGEHGEEGIFSSIPCVVGANGIEETFELPLNEREQAAFRASCEHIRGNIAQLGEWWNTESRVK